The genomic region CTTAAAATTTCTGGAGGATATACAGGAACATTCCAGGAGTTTGAAATAAACTACAAAGAACTTCCTGACAACTTAAAAACAGATCTAGACAAAGTACTTTTACTTCCTGATACCAAACCAATCAAAAAGTCTAAGGCAAGGGATCTGCTACAATATTATTTAATCGCTAAAACAGTTTCAAAAACAATCGAGGGGGAATGGACAGATGAGACACTTAATGAGGAACTAAGTAATATCATTCAGTATATTTTAAGGAAGCCAAAGTAATTGTTTAATTAGTACAAAATATACGATCAAGCAGGTAATTTGACTGGAAGGACCCTTCTTTTCAGAAGAGTCCTCTTTTAGTTTGTTATTTCGCTTTTCCCTGATTAGCAACAGCATCCATAGCTTTTTTGACAGCCGCTGGATCCCCTAGGTAATAATGCTTTAGAGGTTTTAAATCATCATCTAATTCATAAACAAGGGGCATACCAGTAGGAATATTTAATCCAGTAATATCATCATCTGATATACCATCCAAATGTTTAACAAGTGCTCGTAAACTATTACCATGAGCAACAATAAGAACATTTTTGCCAGCTTTTATATCTGGAGCTATGGTGTCATTCCATAAAGGTAAGAATCTATCTATGGTATCTTTCAGACATTCTGTTAAAGGAAGTTCATCCGGTTTCAGTCCATTATAACGAGGGTCTTTTCCTGGAAAACGTTCATCGCTACTTTCTAAAGCAGGAGGTTGAGTATCAAAGCTTCGTCTCCAGACAAGAACCTGATCTTCTCCATACTTCTGAGCGGTTTCCGCCTTGTTAAGTCCCTGAAGAGCACCATAATGTCTCTCATTTAAACGCCAGTCACGATTCACAGGAAGCCACATTAGGTTCATCGTATCCATAACGGTCCAAAGAGTTCTAATAGCTCTTTTTAAAACAGAAGTATAAGCTACATCAAAGGTAAATCCTTCTTTCTGTAAATACTCTCCAGCGGACTTAGCCTCACCTCTTCCTTTTTCAGTTAAATCAACATCGGTCCAACCTGTGAATCTGTTTTCCTGATTCCATTGGCTTTCACCATGTCGTATCAATACAAGTTTCTTCATCTTTTGAATACCTCTCAGTATGTTTATTGTCATGTACTTTGGTTTAAATATAATACTTATTAATATAGTTAGCAAATAAGACGTGTTAACTCAAGGGGCCCAAGTAAATATCAATTTTATATTATTGATACTTTAATAATGTTTGCCTTATAGAGAGTAGGTCTTCATCGTCAGGATATAAATTCAAAGCTTTATCACAAAAAGAGATAGCCTTGTCGATTTTGTTAATTAGTTTATAAAAATCAATGAGAGCCAACAAAAGATCCAAATCATGGGGAAAGCTCTTGATTCCCTGTAATAGGATACTTTCTGTCGAATCGAACTGTCCCTTCTTTTGATA from Spirochaeta cellobiosiphila DSM 17781 harbors:
- the gpmA gene encoding 2,3-diphosphoglycerate-dependent phosphoglycerate mutase, coding for MKKLVLIRHGESQWNQENRFTGWTDVDLTEKGRGEAKSAGEYLQKEGFTFDVAYTSVLKRAIRTLWTVMDTMNLMWLPVNRDWRLNERHYGALQGLNKAETAQKYGEDQVLVWRRSFDTQPPALESSDERFPGKDPRYNGLKPDELPLTECLKDTIDRFLPLWNDTIAPDIKAGKNVLIVAHGNSLRALVKHLDGISDDDITGLNIPTGMPLVYELDDDLKPLKHYYLGDPAAVKKAMDAVANQGKAK